In Gigantopelta aegis isolate Gae_Host chromosome 6, Gae_host_genome, whole genome shotgun sequence, the following are encoded in one genomic region:
- the LOC121376529 gene encoding hillarin-like, which translates to MHIPASNCLLLTYDLERGNCFLILYREAEIPCVIISGIAKGSNYSVGDQELKGETFWNAVYVEGGWHLCHPHWACQSIAGYQAKQWIKVEEDGRQVDQQAQPSLGKLISYQDSFYFLTEPNHFKYFCRPHEDQTAWQLLPEPASLEKFINFPLITSAFLTSSARFMFRCGQINTIKADCGESEVVIIAENSKWEGQLAYMLYYRADSENQFSSEASSEQHVVLCNLNSENEIKFLIRFPTAGIYRLTVIDKMKSKWLCDFKLVCDEPLPHCNPLPLNPDIGWGPGEASKRNGISNLSHTDGIIKANKDEKLEVAFNTKENTDIEARLKHFKKSDEELEKFVNKIQNQSAVSIKLNLPDNDEYALTIDTRLPTGMFENVLNYLIRSTNKKHHDAKSKEKRITENLEFAIQDQNRGRLVTAIEKFKQLGLEDSGILTRANDRLDALRIKDDLHHAILAGRIDKLDKAIKNANRSKHVNELGGIIEKAKKTLYDVKQSGRYGQS; encoded by the exons ATGCATATCCCTGCTTCAAACTGCCTTCTGCTGACATACGATTTGGAAAGAGGTAACTGTTTTCTCATTCTTTACAGAGAAGCTGAGATCCCGTGTGTGATAATTTCTGGAATAGCCAAGGGCTCTAACTACAGTGTGGGTGACCAGGAGCTAAAAGGAGAAACCTTCTGGAATGCTGTGTATGTGGAAGGCGGTTGGCATCTGTGTCATCCGCACTGGGCATGCCAATCAATCGCGGGCTACCAAGCTAAACAATGGATCAAAGTGGAGGAAGACGGGCGACAGGTGGACCAACAAGCGCAGCCATCACTCGGAAAGTTGATATCTTATCAAGATTCATTTTACTTTCTAACAGAACCCAATCACTTCAAATATTTCTGCAGACCGCACGAGGACCAGACAGCGTGGCAGCTGTTACCAGAACCTGCCTCTCTGGAAAAATTTATTAACTTTCCACTAATTACATCAGCTTTTCTGACGTCCTCAGCTAGGTTCATGTTTCGATGTGGACAGATTAATACCATCAAGGCAGACTGTGGTGAAAGTGAAGTGGTGATCATTGCTGAGAACAGTAAATGGGAAGGACAGTTGGCGTACATGCTGTACTACAGGGCAGATTCAGAAAACCAGTTTTCGTCAGAAGCATCTTCTGAACAACATGTCGTTTTATGTAACTTGAATTCTGAAAATGAAATCAAGTTCCTCATACGATTCCCCACTGCAGGAATCTATCGACTTACGGTTATAGACAAGATGAAATCGAAGTGGCTCTGCGACTTCAAGCTTGTCTGTGATGAGCCGCTACCTCACTGCAACCCCTTGCCTCTGAATCCAGATATAGGCTGGGGTCCTGGTGAAGCCTCAAAACGAAATGGAATCAGCAATTTGTCTCACACAGACGGAATAATTAAAGCTAATAAAGATGAAAAACTGGAGGTCGCCTTTAACACGAAAGAGAACACGGACATAGAAGCTCGACTGAAGCATTTCAAGAAGTCTGACGAAGAACTTGAGAAGTTCGTCAATAAGATACAGAATCAGTCAGCCGTGTCGATCAAGCTGAATCTCCCCGACAATGACGAGTACGCTCTCACTATAGACACCAGGTTACCCACGGGGATGTTTGAGAACGTCCTCAACTACCTCATTAGGTCAACGAATAAGAAGCACCATGATGCG AAATCAAAAGAAAAGCGAATCACGGAGAACCTGGAGTTTGCGATACAGGACCAAAATCGAGGCCGGTTGGTAACAGCAATAGAGAAGTTCAAGCAGCTCGGACTAGAAGACTCCGGTATTCTGACGAGAGCCAACGATCGACTGGACGCTCTCCGGATCAAAGACG ATCTTCACCACGCCATTCTCGCAGGTCGAATCGACAAGCTGGACAAAGCGATCAAGAATGCCAATAGATCGAAACATGTCAACGAGCTAGGTGGAATTATTGAGAAGGCCAAGAAAACATTGTATGACGTCAAACAGAGTGGACGATATGGCCAGTCATAG